One Alosa alosa isolate M-15738 ecotype Scorff River chromosome 22, AALO_Geno_1.1, whole genome shotgun sequence DNA segment encodes these proteins:
- the LOC125287401 gene encoding WD repeat-containing protein 38-like, with translation MSNGVVVAPVSIAEDAREKERHSEPDSLGSSGTDSDTYTESENEQPDSDQDPEKDMVPSSHLSALKSAKGEGLQKQPQQEIRIPTQPRTDENLHIHHVIECSCEVMSCQFNPEGTLLAVGMNDGTIKLYNPENGDFVKRIRDSSCYFASMPVTSIRFCRSGQSHSLLLATYASGHMRCWYVWGDECVWSVKEAVEGGKGEGHAQRQTLCMSVSCSNEQAASGGSDATIHLYDLATHQTLQIYKASSTRTLMDGHRLRVFALAFHPEREREFISGGWDNTVQFWDTRQPHAVRMLSGPHICGDALQIDPVTHQILTGSWRTDKTLEIWEYGSAEKVSEVLPDPYGNSKIYSCHWLGRDHIVAAGSQLNMLKVIHRHTLKTESRFMGLSSAVFSSAVCPAGKWAGLIAATSGNRVWLLDREGQRVKKNKQIE, from the exons ATGTCCAACGGCGTTGTTGTAGCACCTGTTTCGATAGCAGAGGATGCCCGTGAAAAGGAGAGGCATTCAGAGCCAGACTCTTTGGGTTCGTCGGGTACTGACTCGGACACCTATACGGAGTCAGAAAATGAACAACCTGATTCTGACCAAGACCCAGAGAAAGATATGGTCCCTTCATCCCATTTATCTGCGTTGAAAAGTGCCAAGGGCGAGGgactccaaaaacagccacagcAGGAGATAAGAATTCCAACACAACCTAGAACCGATGAAAACCTCCATATTCATCATGTAAT AGAGTGCTCCTGTGAAGTGATGTCATGCCAGTTCAACCCTGAAGGAACCCTGCTGGCTGTTGGTATGAATGACGGCACTATAAAG CTGTACAACCCAGAGAATGGAGACTTTGTGAAGAGGATCAGAGACAGCAGCTGCTACTTTGCCTCAATGCCAGTAACATCCATCAGGTTTTGTCGGAGTGGACAGTCACACTCCCTTCTGCTGGCTACCT ACGCGAGTGGGCACATGCGCTGCTGGTACGTGTGGGGggacgagtgtgtgtggagtgtgaagGAGGCGGTGGAGGGCGGGAAGGGTGAGGGCCATGCCCAGAGGCAGACCCTCTGCATGTCCGTCTCCTGCTCCAACGAACAGGCCGCTTCTGGGGGCTCCGACGCCACCATCCACCTCTACGACCTCGCCACGCACCAGACGCTGCAGATCTACAAAGCCAG CTCCACCAGGACACTGATGGATGGCCACAGACTGAGGGTGTTTGCTCTGGCCTTCCACcccgagagagagcgggagttCATATCGGGAGGATGGGACAACACTGTTCAG TTCTGGGACACCAGACAACCACATGCTGTTAG aaTGCTCTCTGGTCCACACATTTGTGGCGACGCCTTACAGATTGACCCCGTGACTCATCAGATCCTCACAGGGTCATGGAGGACAGACAAGACCCTGGAG ATATGGGAATATGGGTCAGCAGAGAAAGTGTCAGAGGTTCTCCCTGATCCCTATGGAAACAGCAAA ATCTACTCTTGCCACTGGCTGGGCCGAGATCACATAGTGGCGGCAGGAAGCCAGTTAAACATGCTGAAAGTCATCCATCGCCACACACTCAAG acggAGTCCCGGTTCATGGGTTTGTCCTCTGCAGTGTTTAGCTCCGCTGTATGCCCTGCAGGGAAATGGGCGGGGCTTATTGCAGCCACCTCAGGAAACCGGGTGTGGCTACtggatagagagggacagagggtcAAGAAAAACAAGCAGATtgaatag